Proteins co-encoded in one Stomoxys calcitrans chromosome 5, idStoCalc2.1, whole genome shotgun sequence genomic window:
- the LOC106090397 gene encoding cytochrome P450 6A1, with the protein MELTTSLWYILITLIFGIIFVLKKNLNYWKDLGIPHEEPHALFGNMSGLRTKLSFGEILTRYYAKFKGSGPFAGIFVGQRPGAVVLDKELIKRILIKDFTQFTDRGLYYNQESDPLTGHLFLVDGDRWRSMRNKLSPTFTSGKMKYMYPTLLKVSDSFVATMASKVLENPLVEIRSLLARYTVDIIGSVAFGIECNSLKNEEDKFLQLGRKSVEQPRHNALVMGLIDSFPRLSRLLGMRIIPEDVHQFFMATIKDTVKYREMNNIQRNDFLNILIELKNNSEDKSGLGGMTIEELAAQVFVFFLAGFETSATTMAYALYELAQNQDLQQRLRDEVNEAFEKHQGSAAIPYETIMSLTFMDQVLAETLRKYPLVPVLFRQALNDYAVPGNPKYVIKKGIPIFIPVLGIQHDVEFYANPQEFDPDRFLPDLVKQRDPMEWLPFGDGPRNCIGMRFAKMQSRLGLACAIRNFRFTVCPKTEIPLSYAVKPLALLPGNPIYLNVEAL; encoded by the exons ATGGAATTGACCACAAGTCTATGGTATATCCTTATAACTCTCATCTTCGGGATTATTTTTGTGctcaaaaaaaatctgaatTACTGGAAGGACTTGGGAATACCCCATGAGGAGCCTCATGCTTTGTTTGGCAATATGAGTGGTCTTCGCACCAAATTAtcctttggtgaaattttgacacGATACTACGCCAAGTTTAAGGGTTCGGGACCTTTTGCTGGCATCTTTGTGGGTCAACGTCCTGGAGCTGTGGTATTGGACAAGGAGCTCATCAAGCGCATACTAATCAAGGACTTTACACAATTTACCGATCGTGGTTTGTACTACAATCAGGAGTCAGATCCCCTAACGGGCCATTTATTTTTGGTGGATGGCGATAGATGGCGCAGCATGCGTAATAAATTATCGCCCACCTTTACCTCGGGCAAAATGAAGTACATGTACCCCACTCTGCTGAAAGTATCCGATTCTTTTGTGGCCACTATGGCCAGCAAGGTGCTGGAGAATCCCTTGGTGGAAATTCGTAGTCTGCTGGCTCGCTACACCGTTGATATTATTGGCAGTGTGGCATTTGGCATTGAATGCAATAGTCTGAAAAATGAAGAGGATAAATTTCTACAGTTGGGTAGAAAATCAGTGGAGCAGCCACGTCACAATGCCCTTGTAATGGGTTTAATAGATAGTTTTCCTCGTCTATCGCGACTGCTGGGCATGCGGATAATACCCGAGGATGTGCATCAATTTTTTATGGCAACCATAAAGGACACCGTCAAATACCGGGAGATGAATAACATACAAAGGAATGACTTTCTCAACATTCTAATTGAGCTGAAGAATAATAGCGAGGATAAATCCGGTTTGGGTGGCATGACTATTGAGGAACTGGCCGCCCAGGTTTTTGTCTTCTTTTTGGCTGGCTTTGAGACCTCGGCCACAACCATGGCCTATGCCCTCTATGAATTGGCCCAGAATCAGGATTTGCAACAACGTTTACGTGATGAGGTGAATGAGGCTTTTGAGAAGCACCAAGGATCCGCAGCTATTCCATATGAGACAATTATGAGTTTGACTTTTATGGATCAAGTGTTAGCAG AAACTCTACGAAAATATCCCCTAGTGCCAGTTCTATTTCGCCAAGCCTTGAACGACTATGCGGTACCTGGCAATCCTAAATATGTTATCAAAAAGGGTATTCCCATTTTTATACCAGTTCTGGGCATTCAACATGATGTCGAATTCTATGCCAATCCCCAGGAATTTGATCCTGATCGTTTTCTTCCTGATTTAGTCAAACAACGTGATCCTATGGAATGGTTACCATTCGGTGATGGTCCACGCAATTGTATTGGCATGCGTTTTGCCAAAATGCAATCTCGATTGGGTTTAGCATGTGCCATACGCAACTTTCGTTTTACAGTTTGTCCCAAGACTGAAATTCCTTTGAGTTATGCCGTCAAACCATTGGCTCTACTTCCGGGAAATCCCATATACCTAAATGTTGAAGCACTATAG